A stretch of the Panicum virgatum strain AP13 chromosome 9N, P.virgatum_v5, whole genome shotgun sequence genome encodes the following:
- the LOC120692570 gene encoding auxin transporter-like protein 2, whose translation MASQAAANGSLANEKAPETVGVGRYVEMEQDGDSSTVKSRLSGLLWHGGSAYDSWFSCASNQVAQVLLTLPYSFSQLGMVSGILFQLFYGLMGSWTAYLISILYVEYRTRKEREKADFRNHVIQWFEVLDGLLGKHWRNVGLVFNCTFLLFGSVIQLIACASNIYYINDKLDKRTWTYIFGACCATTVFIPSFHNYRIWSFLGLVMTTYTAWYLAIASLIHGQVDGVKHSGPTKMVLYFTGATNILYTFGGHAVTVEIMHAMWRPQKFKAIYLLATLYVLTLTLPSAASVYWAFGDELLTHSNALALLPRTAFRDAAVVLMLVHQFITFGFACTPLYFVWEKLVGLHDCRSLCKRAAARLPVVVPIWFLAIIFPFFGPINSAVGSLLVSFTVYIIPALAHMITFRSATARENAVEPPPRLVGRWTGTYIINAFVVAWVLVVGFGFGGWASMTNFVRQINTFGLFTKCYQCPPPPPLAFPGGLSNITMPFAGGHPPAAAPAPAHSLHHHHRHHSHGL comes from the exons ATGGCCTCGCAGGCGGCGGCCAATGGGAGCCTGGCCAACGAGAAGGCGCCGGAGACGGTGGGCGTCGGCCGGTACGTGGAGATGGAGCAGGACGGCGACTCCAGCACCGTCAAGTCGCGCCTCTCCGGCCTGCTCTGGCACGGCGGCTCGGCCTACGACTCCTGGTTCAGCTGCGCATCCAACCAG GTGGCTCAGGTGCTCCTGACCCTGCCCTACTCCTTCTCGCAACTGGGGATGGTGAGCGGCATTCTGTTCCAGCTCTTCTACGGCCTGATGGGCAGCTGGACGGCGTATCTCATCAGCATCCTGTACGTGGAGTACCGGACCcggaaggagagggagaaggcCGACTTCAGGAACCATGTCATCCAG TGGTTCGAGGTGCTGGACGGGCTGCTCGGGAAGCACTGGCGGAACGTCGGCCTGGTCTTCAACTGCACGTTCCTGCTCTTCGGCTCTGTCATCCAGCTCATCGCCTGCGCGAG CAACATCTACTACATCAACGACAAGCTGGACAAGCGGACGTGGACCTACATCTTCGGCGCCTGCTGCGCCACCACCGTGTTCATCCCCTCCTTCCACAACTACCGGATCTGGTCCTTCCTCGGCCTCGTCATGACCACCTACACCGCCTGGTACCTCGCCATCGCCTCCCTCATCCACGGCCAG GTTGATGGCGTGAAGCACTCCGGGCCGACCAAGATGGTGCTCTACTTCACCGGTGCCACGAACATCCTCTACACCTTCGGCGGGCACGCTGTTACCGT GGAGATCATGCACGCGATGTGGCGTCCCCAGAAGTTCAAGGCGATCTACCTGCTGGCGACGCTGTACGTGCTGACGCTGACGCTGCCGTCGGCGGCGAGCGTGTACTGGGCGTTCGGCGACGAGCTGCTGACCCACTCCAACGCGCTGGCGCTGCTCCCGCGCACGGCgttccgcgacgccgccgtcgtgctCATGCTCGTCCACCAGTTCATCACCTTCGGCTTCGCCTGCACGCCGCTCTACTTCGTGTGGGAGAAGCTCGTCGGCCTCCACGACTGCCGCAGCCTCTgcaagcgcgccgccgcgcgcctccccgTCGTCGTGCCCATCTGGTTCCTCGCCATCATCTTCCCCTTCTTCGGGCCCATCAACTCCGCCGTCGGATCCCTCCTCGTCAGCTTCACCGTCTACATCATCCCGGCGCTCGCGCACATGATCACCTTCCGCTCCGCAACCGCCCGTGAG AACGCGGTggagcctccgccgcggctggtGGGGCGGTGGACGGGGACGTACATCATCAACGCGTTCGTGGTGGCGTGGGTGCTGGTggtcggcttcggcttcggcggcTGGGCCAGCATGACCAACTTCGTGCGCCAGATCAACACCTTCGGCCTCTTCACCAAGTGCTACcagtgcccgccgccgccgcccctcgcgtTCCCCGGCGGCCTCAGCAACATCACCATGCCGTTCGCCGGCGGGcacccgccggccgcggcccctgCGCCGGCGCAttccctccaccaccaccaccggcatCACAGCCACGggctctga